A part of Synechococcus sp. UW179A genomic DNA contains:
- a CDS encoding RNA polymerase sigma factor, RpoD/SigA family: protein MAKHSRSTGHAPIRWSGGNDLLRLYLQDIGRVDLLTSEEEVTLSRQVQAREKLLVQERDLSNQHAAIRILLDLEELQLREANQVSHWPTRQEWARAAELPIEELNRKLNEGYSLWADEVGLEAKELQRRLREGRRARDRMIQANLRLVVAVAKKYQQRGMELLDLVQEGTLGLERAVEKFDPTRGFRFSTYAYWWIRQGITRAIATQSRTIRLPVHVTEKLNRIKRVQQEIATEKGRLASVTDLARELGLSEETVRMTLMRVPRSISLETRVGKDQDTQLGDLLEDGSATPEQTLTRDSLHDDLEHLLDELTPREAEVIRSRFGLEDDHPRTLAEIGEAMALSRERVRQIETRALLKLRQPQRRSKVKDYILGLDS, encoded by the coding sequence TTGGCCAAACACTCCCGATCGACGGGGCATGCCCCGATCCGCTGGAGCGGTGGCAACGATCTGCTGCGCCTGTACTTGCAGGACATCGGTCGAGTCGACCTGCTCACCAGCGAAGAAGAAGTCACCCTCTCTCGTCAGGTCCAGGCACGGGAGAAACTGCTCGTGCAGGAGCGGGACCTCAGCAATCAGCATGCGGCAATCCGGATCCTGCTGGATCTAGAGGAGCTGCAGTTGCGCGAAGCCAATCAGGTGAGCCACTGGCCCACACGTCAGGAATGGGCACGGGCGGCTGAATTGCCCATCGAAGAACTCAATCGAAAGCTGAATGAGGGGTACAGCCTCTGGGCAGATGAGGTGGGCCTTGAGGCTAAGGAATTGCAGCGACGGCTTCGGGAGGGCCGCAGGGCCCGCGACCGGATGATCCAGGCCAACCTGCGCCTTGTGGTGGCGGTGGCGAAAAAGTATCAGCAGCGGGGCATGGAACTGCTGGATTTGGTTCAAGAAGGAACGCTTGGCCTCGAGCGGGCGGTTGAAAAGTTCGACCCCACCCGAGGCTTCCGCTTCAGCACTTACGCCTACTGGTGGATCCGTCAGGGAATCACCCGAGCGATCGCCACCCAGAGCCGAACGATTCGTCTACCGGTGCATGTCACCGAAAAACTGAACCGCATCAAACGCGTTCAGCAGGAGATCGCCACCGAAAAGGGACGACTGGCATCAGTGACTGATCTGGCCAGGGAACTGGGGCTGAGCGAAGAAACAGTGCGCATGACGCTGATGCGGGTTCCTCGCTCGATCTCCCTGGAAACCAGGGTCGGCAAGGACCAGGACACCCAGTTGGGAGACCTGCTGGAAGACGGCAGTGCCACACCTGAGCAGACCCTCACCCGCGATTCCCTCCATGACGACCTGGAGCACTTGTTGGATGAGCTCACACCAAGGGAAGCGGAAGTGATCCGTAGTCGTTTCGGCCTCGAGGACGATCACCCGCGCACCCTGGCGGAAATCGGTGAAGCGATGGCGCTGTCGCGAGAAAGGGTTCGCCAGATCGAGACGCGCGCCCTACTCAAGCTGCGCCAACCGCAGCGGCGATCCAAGGTAAAGGACTACATCCTGGGCCTGGATTCCTGA
- the aspS gene encoding aspartate--tRNA ligase, translated as MRSNGCGDLRKQHIDKQVQLCGWVDRRRDHGGVIFIDLRDRSGTVQITVDPDLGAEAFAVAEHLRSETVLQVNGKVRARPAESLNDKLATGAVEVLASGIKVLNSVKGNLPFPVSVHDEENTREELRLRHRYLDLRRKRMNDNLRLRAQTIQAARRFLEDAGFIEVETPVLTRSTPEGARDYVLPSRVCGGEWFALPQSPQLFKQLLMVGGIERYYQVARCFRDEDLRADRQPEFTQLDIEMSFMDQEQILELNESLICAIWKAVKGIELPRPFPRMTWHDAMERYGTDRPDTRYGMELVTVSDIVEDMGFKVFSGAVKSGGAVKVIAVPGGNDAVSNVRIKPGGDVFSEAQAAGAGGLAFIRVRDGGEIDTIGAIKDNISDEQKQLLLSRTGAEPGTLLLFGAGDTATVNKALDRVRQYLAKELGMVQYDRENDQWNFLWVVDFPMFEFNSDENRFEALHHPFCAPNAEDLGNDPSEWAQTLPEARAQAYDLVLNGLELGGGSLRIHDSALQRQVLQTVGLPLEEAQEQFGFLMDALDVGAPPHGGLAFGVDRMVMLLAGEESIRDTIAFPKTQQARCLMTNAPGDVADKQLEELHVASTWVEENDETEN; from the coding sequence ATGCGCAGCAATGGTTGCGGCGACCTGCGCAAGCAGCACATAGATAAGCAGGTGCAGCTGTGCGGCTGGGTGGATCGACGCCGCGACCACGGCGGTGTGATTTTCATTGACCTGCGCGACCGCAGCGGCACCGTGCAGATCACCGTGGACCCCGACCTGGGTGCTGAGGCTTTTGCTGTAGCCGAACATCTACGCAGCGAAACCGTGCTGCAGGTGAATGGCAAGGTGCGAGCCCGCCCAGCCGAATCCCTCAACGACAAGCTGGCAACCGGTGCTGTGGAAGTGCTGGCCAGTGGAATCAAGGTGTTGAACAGCGTGAAAGGGAACCTTCCCTTCCCCGTTTCGGTGCACGACGAAGAGAACACACGCGAGGAGCTGCGACTGCGTCACCGCTATCTGGATCTGCGCCGCAAGCGCATGAACGACAACCTGCGCCTGCGGGCCCAGACCATCCAGGCCGCCCGCCGCTTCCTCGAGGACGCTGGCTTCATTGAGGTGGAAACGCCAGTGCTCACGCGCTCCACTCCTGAAGGCGCACGCGATTACGTGCTTCCAAGCCGCGTCTGCGGCGGCGAATGGTTCGCCTTGCCGCAGTCACCCCAGTTGTTCAAGCAGTTGCTGATGGTGGGCGGCATCGAGCGCTACTACCAAGTAGCGCGCTGCTTCCGCGATGAAGACCTGCGCGCCGACCGCCAGCCGGAGTTCACCCAGCTGGACATCGAGATGAGCTTCATGGACCAGGAGCAGATCCTGGAGCTCAACGAATCACTGATCTGCGCCATCTGGAAGGCGGTGAAAGGCATCGAGCTGCCGAGACCGTTCCCGCGCATGACCTGGCATGACGCCATGGAACGCTATGGCACCGACAGGCCCGACACCCGTTACGGCATGGAGCTGGTGACCGTTTCGGACATCGTCGAGGACATGGGCTTCAAGGTGTTCAGCGGCGCGGTGAAGTCCGGCGGCGCGGTGAAGGTGATTGCCGTGCCAGGCGGCAATGATGCCGTCTCCAATGTGCGCATCAAACCCGGTGGAGATGTGTTCAGCGAAGCCCAGGCCGCCGGTGCCGGTGGTCTGGCCTTCATCCGCGTGCGAGATGGCGGCGAGATCGACACCATCGGCGCGATCAAGGACAACATCAGCGACGAGCAGAAGCAGTTGCTACTCAGCCGCACAGGCGCGGAACCCGGCACCCTGCTGTTGTTCGGTGCCGGCGACACCGCCACGGTGAACAAGGCCCTCGACCGGGTGCGTCAGTACCTCGCCAAAGAGCTGGGAATGGTCCAATACGACAGGGAAAACGACCAGTGGAATTTCCTCTGGGTCGTGGATTTCCCGATGTTCGAGTTCAACAGTGATGAGAATCGTTTTGAGGCTCTGCATCACCCCTTCTGCGCTCCGAACGCCGAAGACCTGGGCAACGACCCATCGGAGTGGGCTCAGACACTGCCAGAAGCCCGCGCTCAGGCTTACGACCTCGTGCTCAATGGGCTCGAACTCGGCGGTGGCTCGCTGCGCATCCACGACTCGGCCCTGCAGCGACAGGTGTTACAAACCGTGGGACTGCCTCTGGAGGAAGCTCAAGAGCAGTTCGGTTTCCTGATGGACGCCCTGGATGTGGGAGCTCCACCCCACGGAGGCCTGGCCTTCGGCGTCGACCGGATGGTGATGCTGTTGGCAGGCGAGGAATCGATCCGCGACACGATCGCCTTCCCCAAGACCCAGCAGGCGCGTTGTTTGATGACCAATGCTCCCGGCGATGTCGCCGACAAACAGCTAGAGGAGCTGCATGTGGCCAGCACCTGGGTGGAAGAGAACGACGAGACCGAAAACTAG
- the gcvT gene encoding glycine cleavage system aminomethyltransferase GcvT has protein sequence MDLHRTPLHDLCREAKGRMVPFAGWEMAVQFSGLIAEHKAVREAVGMFDISHMGVVRIEGSNPKDALQTLVPTDLHRIGVGQACYTVLLNDNGGIRDDLIIYDQGETASGDGTLLVVINAACADSDTAWLKQQLEPRGLRVRDEKGDGVLLALQGPKAIGILETLSGESLHELPRFGHRQLHLQGLSEQVFCARTGYTGEDGAELLLSRTDGRKLWAQLLALDVVPCGLGARDTLRLEAAMHLYGQDMTANTNPFESGLGWLVHLEMPQDFIGRAALEQVAANGASQRLVGLKLQGRAIARHDYPVLHNGKKVGVVTSGSWSPTLEEAIALAVVPKELAKVGSELGVEIRGQVQPATVVKRPFYRRG, from the coding sequence ATGGATCTGCATCGCACGCCGCTTCATGACCTCTGTCGAGAGGCCAAAGGCCGCATGGTTCCTTTTGCTGGCTGGGAGATGGCGGTGCAGTTCTCAGGATTGATCGCCGAACACAAAGCCGTTCGTGAAGCCGTAGGGATGTTCGACATCTCTCACATGGGCGTAGTTCGCATCGAAGGCAGTAATCCCAAGGACGCACTCCAGACTCTGGTGCCAACGGACCTGCACCGGATCGGAGTGGGCCAGGCCTGCTACACCGTGCTGCTCAATGACAACGGCGGCATCCGTGATGACCTAATCATCTACGACCAGGGGGAAACTGCATCCGGCGACGGCACCCTGCTGGTAGTCATCAATGCTGCCTGCGCTGACAGCGACACGGCCTGGCTGAAACAGCAGCTGGAACCACGAGGTCTGCGTGTGCGGGATGAAAAGGGGGATGGCGTGTTGTTGGCCCTGCAGGGCCCGAAGGCGATTGGCATTCTCGAGACACTCAGCGGAGAGTCTCTGCACGAGCTACCCCGCTTTGGCCATCGCCAGTTGCACTTGCAAGGGCTCAGCGAACAGGTGTTCTGCGCCAGAACCGGCTACACCGGAGAAGACGGTGCTGAGTTGCTGCTGAGCCGGACAGACGGACGCAAACTCTGGGCGCAACTGCTGGCCCTGGATGTCGTGCCATGCGGCCTGGGAGCACGCGACACCTTGCGTCTTGAGGCCGCCATGCACCTCTATGGCCAAGACATGACTGCCAACACCAATCCGTTCGAATCAGGCCTGGGTTGGCTGGTCCACCTTGAGATGCCTCAGGACTTCATTGGCCGCGCAGCTCTAGAGCAGGTGGCCGCCAATGGAGCCTCCCAGCGACTTGTGGGACTGAAGCTGCAAGGACGAGCTATTGCCCGGCATGACTACCCGGTGCTGCACAACGGTAAAAAGGTGGGAGTGGTCACCAGCGGCAGTTGGTCACCCACCCTGGAGGAGGCCATCGCCCTTGCGGTCGTACCAAAGGAGCTGGCGAAAGTCGGCAGCGAACTTGGTGTGGAGATACGAGGGCAGGTACAACCGGCCACCGTGGTGAAGCGGCCCTTCTACCGACGTGGTTAA
- a CDS encoding cyclic nucleotide-binding domain-containing protein yields MSVSTSMPTAVQLIAEHRNVDQLLLPTGSILFDRGESATALYAIERGLVELTTGGRDRLRYGDGEVFFYEDLVAEDAHHSRTARAITPVHVLRLDRNSFLELIHGHPTLVLSLLSGQHRRLRQQRLEAAHFY; encoded by the coding sequence TTGTCGGTCTCCACATCCATGCCGACCGCTGTTCAGCTGATCGCTGAGCATCGCAATGTTGATCAGTTGCTGTTGCCCACGGGCAGCATCCTGTTTGATCGGGGTGAATCGGCGACTGCTCTTTATGCGATTGAGCGCGGACTTGTAGAGCTCACGACCGGCGGTCGAGACCGCCTCCGCTACGGCGATGGCGAAGTCTTTTTCTATGAAGACCTGGTGGCGGAAGACGCACATCACAGCCGAACAGCGCGAGCGATTACCCCGGTTCACGTTCTTCGACTGGATCGCAACAGTTTTCTGGAGTTGATTCACGGGCATCCCACACTCGTGCTCAGCCTGCTCAGCGGTCAGCACCGACGACTGCGGCAGCAGCGTCTGGAAGCTGCTCACTTCTACTGA
- the speB gene encoding agmatinase, with product MGASRDPNGCKVGLFGVPYDGTTSFRPGTRFGPAAVRDVSTGLETYCPQLDLDLETMAYADLGAVEIPFGAAEPVVEAVHKATIHAMDLQLKPLMLGGEHSISSGAVAAVAERHPNLALVQLDAHADLRHEWLGSRHSHACAMRRCLEVLPSRELLQIAIRSGTKEEFSELRSSNRLVPFDQMVSRLQNLRGQPLYLTVDLDWFDPAVMPGTGTPEPGGFLWQHFAELVSELQHHNLVGADVVELAPQLDPSGSSSVLAAKVTRSLLLLMAQ from the coding sequence ATGGGCGCGAGCCGGGATCCGAACGGCTGCAAAGTGGGCCTGTTCGGCGTGCCCTACGACGGCACAACATCCTTCAGGCCAGGCACCCGTTTTGGACCCGCAGCGGTACGGGATGTGAGTACTGGCCTTGAGACCTACTGCCCCCAGCTTGACCTTGACCTCGAGACCATGGCCTACGCCGACCTTGGAGCGGTCGAGATCCCTTTTGGCGCCGCTGAACCCGTCGTGGAGGCCGTTCACAAGGCCACGATCCACGCCATGGACTTGCAGCTCAAGCCCTTGATGCTGGGTGGTGAACACTCCATCAGCTCCGGAGCTGTCGCCGCTGTCGCCGAACGACATCCGAATCTGGCGCTGGTGCAGCTGGATGCCCACGCAGATCTCCGCCATGAATGGCTGGGATCTCGCCACAGCCACGCCTGCGCCATGCGGCGCTGCCTGGAGGTGCTTCCCAGTAGAGAGCTGCTGCAGATCGCCATTCGCAGCGGCACCAAGGAGGAATTCTCAGAACTGCGCAGCAGCAACCGCCTGGTCCCCTTCGATCAGATGGTCTCCCGTTTACAGAATTTGCGCGGCCAGCCGCTTTATCTGACAGTTGACCTTGACTGGTTTGACCCGGCCGTGATGCCTGGCACAGGGACCCCTGAACCAGGAGGCTTTCTCTGGCAACACTTCGCCGAACTGGTGAGCGAGTTACAGCACCACAACCTGGTCGGAGCCGATGTTGTTGAACTGGCTCCTCAACTAGACCCCAGTGGCAGCAGCAGCGTTTTGGCAGCCAAGGTGACCCGCAGCCTGTTGTTGCTGATGGCTCAGTAG
- the speE gene encoding polyamine aminopropyltransferase, whose product MTKASPASGGWIDEHHEGVRYGLTGQVLVDELSSFQRITVIESERYGRGLLLDGCWMTAEHQERHYHEALVHPALCSAAAIESILVIGGGDGGTARECLRYPGVRHLDMVEIDGRVVELSQKHLASIGGGCWQDPRFHLTVGDGIAWAAECTDASYDVVIVDGSDPAGPAEGLFNRSFFEHCRRILRPGGVFATQSESPEAFRQVHIDIVRLLRDVFDHADPLYGWVPMYPSGWWSWTFAAVEGPRYRKAVAERAATIAAGCEIWSTRWQSGAFEAIPAFIERELLA is encoded by the coding sequence ATGACCAAGGCATCCCCGGCCAGCGGCGGCTGGATCGATGAACACCATGAAGGGGTTCGTTATGGGCTCACTGGGCAGGTGCTAGTGGATGAACTGAGCAGCTTCCAGCGCATCACCGTGATCGAGAGCGAGCGCTATGGCAGAGGCTTGCTGCTGGACGGTTGCTGGATGACCGCCGAGCACCAGGAAAGGCACTACCACGAAGCACTGGTGCATCCGGCTCTTTGCAGTGCCGCGGCCATTGAAAGCATCCTGGTCATCGGCGGTGGCGACGGCGGCACAGCTCGCGAATGCCTTCGCTATCCGGGCGTGCGACATCTCGACATGGTGGAGATCGATGGCCGGGTGGTGGAACTCAGCCAGAAGCATCTGGCTTCAATTGGCGGAGGTTGCTGGCAGGACCCGCGCTTTCACCTGACTGTGGGAGATGGCATTGCCTGGGCAGCGGAGTGCACCGACGCCAGCTACGACGTGGTGATCGTGGACGGCTCCGATCCGGCAGGTCCAGCTGAGGGTCTGTTCAACCGCAGCTTCTTCGAGCACTGCCGGCGCATCCTCAGGCCGGGGGGCGTCTTCGCCACCCAAAGCGAGTCGCCCGAAGCCTTTCGGCAGGTCCACATCGACATTGTTCGCCTGCTGAGGGATGTGTTCGACCATGCCGACCCCCTCTACGGCTGGGTGCCGATGTATCCCAGCGGCTGGTGGAGCTGGACTTTCGCTGCGGTGGAAGGCCCGCGCTACCGCAAAGCCGTCGCGGAGCGGGCGGCCACCATCGCCGCAGGCTGCGAGATCTGGAGCACACGCTGGCAATCCGGTGCCTTTGAAGCGATACCTGCCTTCATCGAACGGGAGCTATTGGCGTGA
- the arfB gene encoding alternative ribosome rescue aminoacyl-tRNA hydrolase ArfB yields MIQDLPINDRLVIPAAELQWRFSRSSGPGGQAVNTTDSRVELRFDLESSKALGPFRKARLREQLASRLEGNCLRVVAAEERSQWQNRQRAMARLADLLREGLKPPPPKRRPTRPGRAAVKRRLEAKGRRSELKRRRQGRPSLDD; encoded by the coding sequence GTGATTCAGGATCTGCCGATCAATGACCGTTTGGTGATCCCAGCCGCTGAGCTGCAGTGGCGGTTTTCCAGGTCCTCTGGTCCGGGTGGGCAGGCTGTGAACACCACCGACTCCAGAGTGGAGTTGCGATTTGACCTGGAGAGTTCCAAGGCCCTTGGTCCCTTTCGCAAGGCCCGCTTGCGTGAGCAATTGGCGTCGCGCCTGGAGGGAAATTGCCTGCGGGTGGTTGCGGCTGAGGAGCGTTCGCAGTGGCAGAACCGTCAGAGAGCTATGGCGCGACTGGCCGATTTGTTGAGGGAGGGGCTTAAGCCGCCTCCGCCGAAGCGCAGGCCCACCCGTCCGGGCCGTGCTGCAGTCAAACGAAGACTTGAGGCCAAAGGCAGGCGCAGCGAACTCAAACGTCGCCGCCAAGGCAGGCCTTCATTGGATGACTAG
- a CDS encoding dienelactone hydrolase family protein yields MRLHVVRPQSDGCWPGILFYSDIYQLGAPITRLADRLASYGYLVAAPEIFHRREPIGSVIEPDPIGRLRGNDNAANTSIAAYDSDAAAALAWLSENADVDARRLGAVGFCLGGHLAFRAALLPQVRASVCIYPTGLQDGKLGFEAADSLQRAAEIQGALLTIFGSLDPHVPREARTLILATLAAIPQLRHQSILYEANHTFMRDDGERWDPQCADQAWAELTGFLERELS; encoded by the coding sequence ATGCGTCTGCACGTTGTGCGGCCCCAGAGCGATGGTTGCTGGCCGGGCATCCTTTTTTATTCGGATATCTATCAGCTCGGTGCGCCGATCACCCGTCTTGCTGATCGGCTTGCCAGCTATGGCTATTTGGTCGCTGCGCCGGAGATTTTTCATCGCCGTGAGCCGATCGGCTCGGTGATCGAGCCTGATCCCATCGGCCGATTGCGAGGCAACGACAATGCTGCAAACACGTCTATCGCTGCCTATGACTCCGACGCAGCGGCGGCATTGGCCTGGCTGTCGGAGAATGCTGATGTGGATGCCCGGCGTCTGGGAGCCGTTGGCTTCTGCCTCGGAGGTCATCTTGCTTTTCGTGCTGCGCTCCTGCCTCAGGTCAGGGCCAGTGTCTGCATCTATCCCACTGGACTTCAGGACGGCAAGCTCGGTTTTGAAGCAGCTGATTCATTGCAACGGGCTGCTGAGATCCAGGGAGCCCTGCTCACGATCTTCGGCAGTCTCGATCCCCATGTCCCTCGCGAAGCCAGGACACTGATCCTTGCGACGCTCGCGGCTATCCCTCAGCTGCGGCACCAATCCATTCTTTATGAGGCGAACCACACCTTTATGCGCGATGACGGCGAGCGCTGGGATCCGCAGTGCGCTGATCAGGCATGGGCAGAGCTAACTGGTTTCTTAGAAAGGGAACTGAGCTGA
- the mazG gene encoding nucleoside triphosphate pyrophosphohydrolase, with translation MASGSEVTQHQDPLRRLEALVARLRDPEEGCPWDLEQTHQSLIPYVLEEAHEVADAIRHGDDKHLKEELGDLLLQVVLHARIAEEDERFDLNAVAAGISEKLIRRHPHVFANAEVRDSAAVRISWEAIKAQERAETKAAAISASPLSDQLAGKVRGQPALSGAMTISKKAAKAGFEWADMTGVWSKVNEELEELKEAIASGDRAHAQEELGDVLFTLVNVARWCEISPEEGLAGTNQRFLARFSRVEAALGGDLHGHSIQELEGLWQQAKQAIQRECASQDQGT, from the coding sequence ATGGCCTCAGGCTCCGAAGTGACCCAGCACCAGGACCCCCTGCGCCGGCTGGAGGCCTTAGTGGCACGGTTACGTGATCCAGAAGAAGGCTGCCCCTGGGATCTGGAACAGACCCACCAGTCACTCATCCCCTATGTGCTGGAGGAAGCCCATGAGGTGGCCGATGCCATCCGTCATGGCGATGACAAGCATTTGAAGGAGGAGCTCGGTGACCTGCTGTTGCAGGTGGTGCTTCATGCCCGCATCGCCGAGGAAGACGAGCGATTCGATCTGAATGCTGTGGCAGCCGGCATCAGCGAGAAACTGATTCGCCGCCATCCCCATGTTTTCGCTAATGCCGAAGTGCGCGACAGCGCAGCTGTTCGCATCAGCTGGGAGGCCATCAAAGCGCAGGAACGAGCAGAAACAAAAGCTGCTGCAATCTCGGCCTCTCCGCTCAGCGATCAGCTCGCCGGCAAGGTGCGTGGACAGCCGGCCCTCTCTGGGGCGATGACCATCTCCAAAAAAGCCGCAAAGGCCGGCTTCGAATGGGCGGACATGACCGGTGTCTGGAGCAAGGTGAACGAAGAGCTCGAAGAGCTCAAAGAAGCCATTGCCTCAGGCGACAGGGCCCATGCCCAGGAGGAGCTTGGGGATGTGTTGTTCACCCTGGTGAATGTGGCTCGCTGGTGTGAGATCAGCCCGGAGGAAGGACTGGCAGGAACCAATCAACGCTTCCTGGCTCGCTTTTCAAGGGTCGAAGCAGCCTTGGGCGGTGATCTCCACGGCCATAGCATCCAGGAACTGGAGGGGCTTTGGCAGCAGGCCAAACAAGCCATCCAGCGCGAGTGCGCGTCTCAAGATCAGGGAACCTAA
- a CDS encoding metal-binding protein — protein sequence MSRFCLIEAGWNSSTPIDVASGRDHDRATLAWFLPIGLLTSWWLGWINGALTALAFLVGGLWLSPDLDVRSTALRRWGVLSAIWWPYRRLLPHRSLLSHGPLIGMTLRLAWLSALILLIWTATASLLSPAIPTPSQAWPDLLSALREHPRTWIGVLMGLESSVWLHLILDGDPLPAEWSKSWRRHRRR from the coding sequence GTGAGCCGATTCTGCCTGATCGAGGCAGGCTGGAACAGCTCAACACCAATTGATGTGGCCTCAGGCCGAGACCATGACCGGGCCACCTTGGCCTGGTTCCTGCCCATTGGCCTGCTCACGAGCTGGTGGCTGGGATGGATCAACGGTGCTCTAACGGCGCTGGCCTTCCTGGTTGGAGGCCTATGGCTGTCACCGGACCTTGACGTGCGCTCGACCGCCCTCAGGCGCTGGGGGGTGCTGAGTGCGATCTGGTGGCCCTATCGGCGACTGCTTCCGCATCGATCGCTCTTATCCCACGGCCCCCTGATCGGCATGACACTGCGCTTGGCATGGCTGTCAGCCCTGATACTGCTGATCTGGACAGCCACTGCATCGCTGTTGTCCCCTGCCATTCCAACCCCATCCCAGGCATGGCCAGACCTGCTTTCAGCATTGAGAGAACATCCCCGGACTTGGATCGGCGTCCTGATGGGTCTGGAAAGCAGCGTGTGGCTGCATCTGATTCTGGATGGGGATCCACTGCCTGCGGAGTGGTCAAAATCCTGGCGCAGGCATCGACGTCGGTGA
- a CDS encoding Nif11-like leader peptide family natural product precursor, producing the protein MSEEQLKAFLEKIKSDTELQEKLKEVSTPEAAIEIANAAGFSITANDIQSMQSEPPGDQELETASGGFCGGSESWMIACQSGGLGCGFIR; encoded by the coding sequence ATGTCAGAAGAACAGCTCAAAGCCTTCCTTGAAAAGATTAAATCAGATACTGAATTGCAGGAGAAACTCAAGGAGGTAAGCACCCCTGAAGCAGCAATTGAAATTGCTAATGCGGCAGGTTTCTCAATTACTGCAAACGATATTCAATCGATGCAATCTGAACCGCCGGGTGATCAGGAATTGGAAACCGCCTCTGGTGGTTTTTGTGGTGGCTCGGAGTCATGGATGATTGCTTGCCAATCGGGGGGTTTGGGATGCGGGTTTATCAGATGA
- a CDS encoding Nif11-like leader peptide family natural product precursor, producing the protein MSLEQLKAFLGKIKGDSSLQEKLKAATDVDAALAIANEAGFSISVEDLKKAQSEISDEELEAAAGG; encoded by the coding sequence ATGTCCCTAGAACAACTCAAGGCATTCCTCGGCAAGATCAAAGGTGATTCCAGCCTTCAGGAGAAGCTCAAAGCTGCTACTGATGTTGACGCAGCTCTTGCAATTGCGAACGAGGCGGGATTTAGTATTTCTGTTGAAGACTTGAAGAAGGCTCAATCAGAGATTTCTGATGAGGAGCTGGAAGCTGCAGCTGGCGGCTAG
- a CDS encoding Nif11-like leader peptide family natural product precursor gives MTLDQLKAFLAKAKDDQSIQGKLKAATSPEDVVGIANEHGHEFSADLISLLSKEDLEGVSEGVCGLSRACCVV, from the coding sequence ATGACACTTGATCAACTCAAGGCATTCCTCGCCAAGGCGAAGGATGACCAGTCCATTCAAGGCAAACTAAAGGCAGCAACGTCACCTGAAGATGTTGTAGGCATTGCCAACGAACATGGACACGAATTCTCCGCTGATCTGATCAGCCTGCTCAGTAAAGAGGATCTGGAAGGCGTGTCTGAGGGTGTGTGTGGTTTGAGTCGAGCCTGTTGTGTGGTTTGA
- a CDS encoding Nif11-like leader peptide family natural product precursor: MSEEQLKAFLEKVKGDTSLQEKLQAAADSDAVLAIAKDAGFSISADDLKKVQDEVTEEELEGAAGGFTNFTPMTPGMGAQGTIARPIVAKPVDTSVLSPCNG, translated from the coding sequence ATGTCAGAAGAGCAACTCAAAGCCTTTCTCGAAAAGGTCAAAGGCGACACCAGTCTTCAGGAAAAGCTTCAAGCAGCGGCTGATTCAGACGCAGTTCTTGCGATTGCGAAAGATGCTGGCTTTAGCATCTCTGCTGATGACTTGAAGAAGGTTCAAGATGAGGTTACAGAAGAGGAGCTGGAAGGCGCAGCTGGTGGATTCACGAATTTTACACCCATGACGCCAGGCATGGGGGCACAAGGAACCATTGCCAGGCCTATAGTAGCGAAACCAGTTGACACATCAGTCCTCAGCCCCTGCAATGGCTGA
- a CDS encoding Nif11-like leader peptide family natural product precursor, whose protein sequence is MSEEQLKAFLAKVKENSNLQEKLKAAKTSQEVLDLAKEHEYEFTADHLENLSADELELLSGGVGCLWRTLNCCANSGVPSAQGPGVHGPIDPIS, encoded by the coding sequence ATGTCAGAAGAGCAACTCAAAGCCTTCCTTGCCAAAGTGAAAGAAAATTCCAATCTTCAGGAGAAACTAAAAGCAGCAAAAACATCTCAAGAAGTGCTTGATCTCGCTAAAGAACACGAATATGAATTCACGGCAGATCATCTGGAGAATCTAAGTGCTGATGAGTTAGAGTTACTTTCTGGCGGGGTGGGTTGTCTATGGAGAACGCTCAATTGTTGCGCGAATAGCGGTGTTCCATCAGCGCAAGGTCCGGGTGTGCATGGACCCATTGATCCAATCAGTTAA